One segment of Rosa chinensis cultivar Old Blush chromosome 6, RchiOBHm-V2, whole genome shotgun sequence DNA contains the following:
- the LOC112169418 gene encoding putative pentatricopeptide repeat-containing protein At1g12700, mitochondrial codes for MRRAAAAASSSYCNNRGRGGGGGMPRLHSILVFFNNIFVYSFHYSQASVASTIRNPPKLTNLGVGDGVSLFNEMLQMRPLPCVVGFNQIMGHIAKLKHYQAVISLYTQMDRLRVVPDAYTLNIIINCFCHLNQMGFSLSVLGKFFKFGIQPNITTLNTLIKGFFIEGKVSQAALLFSAMVERGCKPNDVTFGTLIKGYCMMGNNTAAIQLLRKMEQQSRDCKPNVVVYNIIIDSLCKDTLVPDAFKLFSEMISRGIAPDVITYTSLIHGVCKLGQWKEATRLLNEMVSKDIFPNLVTFSILVDTLCKEGMVVEAQSVLELMIQRGIKPDTVTYSSLMDGYCLRGEMEKAKEVFDMMNSKGSVVNAYSYTILINGYCRCKRINEAIRLFHEMSDRGLVPNTVTYTALMDGFCKVGRILDAQRLFSKLQACGQVLDVQTYAVLLDGLFKNQQLAMAMELFGELECMKLDLNIVIYSTLIEGLCIAGKFESAKDHFYCLSSKGLEPDARTYTIMIKGLCEGGLISEAEKLLREMEQKSVAPDDCTYNTIIRGFLNNDETVKAVGLVHEMMDRGFSADAWTMELIIGLLSKDKVDPALLSLIEK; via the coding sequence ATGCGgagagctgctgctgctgcttcttcttcttattgcaACAACAGaggtagaggaggaggaggaggtatgCCTCGTCTTCATTCTATTCTTGTTTTCTTCAACAATATCTTTGTATATTCCTTTCATTATTCTCAAGCTTCAGTGGCCAGCACTATTAGAAACCCACCGAAGCTCACTAATCTTGGGGTTGGGGATGGCGTAAGTTTGTTCAATGAGATGCTTCAAATGCGTCCTCTGCCTTGTGTTGTCGGTTTCAATCAAATCATGGGTCACATCGCAAAATTGAAACATTATCAGGCGGTCATTTCTCTGTATACCCAAATGGATAGGCTAAGAGTTGTTCCCGATGCTTACACTCTCAATATTATCATCAATTGCTTTTGTCATTTGAACCAAATGGGATTCAGTTTGTCTGTGTTGGGAAAATTCTTCAAATTTGGTATTCAACCAAATATCACAACCCTCAACACTCTTATCAAGGGCTTTTTCATTGAAGGGAAAGTGTCTCAAGCAGCACTACTTTTCAGCGCAATGGTGGAGCGAGGTTGTAAGCCGAATGATGTTACTTTCGGAACACTAATAAAGGGCTATTGCATGATGGGAAATAATACTGCAGCTATTCAATTGCTTAGGAAGATGGAACAACAATCTCGAGATTGTAAGCCTAATGTGGTTGTCTATAATATCATCATTGACAGTCTCTGTAAGGACACACTAGTTCCTGATGCATTTAAGCTCTTTTCAGAAATGATTAGTAGGGGCATAGCCCCTGACGTCATTACTTATACCTCTTTGATTCATGGAGTTTGCAAATTAGGCCAGTGGAAAGAAGCTACGAGATTGTTGAATGagatggtcagtaaagatatcTTCCCGAATTTAGTAACCTTCAGTATCCTGGTCGATACACTTTGTAAGGAGGGGATGGTTGTGGAAGCACAAAGTGTGCTTGAATTGATGATTCAAAGAGGTATCAAACCTGATACAGTTACCTACAGTTCACTTATGGATGGCTACTGTCTGCGAGGAGAAATGGAGAAAGCTAAAGAGGTTTTTGATATGATGAATAGCAAGGGCTCCGTTGTTAATGCTTATAGTTATACCATACTGATAAATGGATATTGTAGGTGTAAAAGGATAAATGAGGCCATCAGGCTTTTTCACGAAATGTCTGATAGGGGACTGGTTCCAAATACCGTCACATATACTGCTCTTATGGATGGTTTTTGCAAAGTGGGAAGAATACTAGATGCCCAGAGATTGTTCAGTAAGTTGCAAGCTTGTGGCCAAGTTCTTGATGTTCAAACTTATGCCGTTCTACTGGATGGCCTGTTTAAAAACCAACAACTTGCTATGGCAATGGAGTTGTTCGGGGAGTTGGAATGCATGAAGCTGGATTTGAATATAGTAATATACAGTACTCTTATTGAAGGTTTGTGTATAGCTGGAAAATTTGAATCCGCAAAGGACCACTTTTACTGTTTATCATCAAAAGGACTTGAACCTGATGCGAGGACGTACACTATAATGATCAAGGGACTTTGTGAAGGAGGCTTAATTAGTGAAGCAGAAAAGTTGCTTAGGGAAATGGAACAGAAAAGCGTTGCTCCTGATGATTGCACATATAACACAATTATCCGAGGGTTTCTCAATAATGACGAGACAGTAAAGGCAGTGGGACTTGTTCACGAAATGATGGACAGGGGTTTCTCTGCAGATGCATGGAcgatggaattaatcattggtttattgtctaAAGATAAAGTAGATCCTGCTTTGTTGTCATTGATAGAAAAGTAA